In Desulfopila inferna, a single window of DNA contains:
- a CDS encoding MFS transporter, with protein sequence MKNLFKMSSEERSWVLYDVGNSAFVLVMVTAIMPIFYKDIAASHLPNAISTAHWGFANSAASLILALLAPLLGTMADYRQRKRLFFLCFLALGLSFTTALSFIVEGQWLLCLLMFVAARVGWAGANIFYDAFLVDVTTRERMDSVSSLGYALGYIGSVIPFLLIIGLILKGGLSGGLPATETRIGFVIVAVWWLLLAIPAMKNFKQRHFLPSTATPVAAGFKRLWHTLTDIKKHKQVFLFLAAYFFYIDGVGTIITMSTAYGRDLGFDIPLLIAVLLFIQIVAFPFALLYGRLALVFGTRNMLLAGIMVYCLITLLAFLLPSLASYQSKTMLFWIIAFLVASAMGGIQALSRSYFARLIPPQRSAEFFGFYNVFGKFATISGPFLMGMVGGLTGDTRWGVLSIVVLFVLGAVILGKVDESEAQSD encoded by the coding sequence ATGAAGAATCTATTTAAAATGTCCAGCGAGGAACGGAGCTGGGTCCTCTATGATGTCGGCAACTCCGCCTTTGTCCTGGTGATGGTGACGGCCATCATGCCTATATTCTACAAGGATATCGCCGCCTCCCACCTGCCAAACGCCATATCGACCGCCCACTGGGGATTCGCGAATTCCGCTGCATCATTGATACTGGCCCTGCTCGCCCCTCTCTTAGGAACCATGGCCGACTACCGGCAGAGAAAGAGGCTGTTTTTTCTCTGCTTTCTGGCACTGGGACTCAGCTTCACTACAGCACTTTCCTTTATCGTCGAGGGACAGTGGCTCTTATGTCTGCTCATGTTTGTCGCCGCCAGGGTGGGCTGGGCCGGGGCCAATATCTTCTACGATGCATTCCTGGTCGACGTCACCACCAGGGAACGGATGGACAGCGTCTCGTCCCTGGGATATGCTTTAGGTTATATAGGCAGCGTCATCCCCTTTCTCCTGATAATCGGGCTTATCCTCAAAGGAGGTTTAAGCGGAGGTCTGCCGGCCACGGAGACCAGGATTGGCTTTGTCATCGTCGCCGTGTGGTGGCTGCTCCTTGCCATTCCGGCCATGAAAAACTTCAAACAACGACACTTTCTGCCATCCACTGCTACACCGGTTGCAGCAGGTTTTAAAAGGTTGTGGCATACACTCACCGACATCAAAAAACACAAGCAGGTTTTTCTCTTTCTGGCGGCGTATTTTTTCTACATTGACGGCGTAGGTACCATTATTACGATGTCCACCGCCTACGGCAGAGACCTGGGCTTCGATATTCCCCTTCTGATCGCCGTCCTGCTGTTTATCCAGATTGTCGCCTTCCCCTTTGCCTTGTTGTACGGAAGACTCGCTCTTGTTTTCGGCACCAGGAATATGCTGCTTGCCGGCATAATGGTCTATTGCCTGATAACCCTGCTGGCCTTTCTCCTGCCCTCGCTGGCAAGTTATCAATCAAAAACGATGCTTTTCTGGATAATTGCCTTTCTGGTGGCATCCGCTATGGGCGGTATCCAGGCACTCAGCAGAAGCTATTTTGCCAGGCTTATCCCGCCGCAGAGAAGTGCTGAGTTTTTTGGCTTCTATAATGTTTTCGGTAAATTTGCAACCATCAGCGGCCCCTTTCTTATGGGGATGGTGGGCGGACTCACCGGAGATACCAGGTGGGGAGTGCTGAGCATCGTCGTCCTCTTTGTTCTCGGCGCGGTGATCCTTGGCAAGGTGGATGAAAGTGAGGCGCAGAGCGATTAA
- a CDS encoding PAS domain-containing hybrid sensor histidine kinase/response regulator, which produces MSSDEDKKIAELLEDIHSLRRKIAKIQTLFPVIITSLKSGSILYINDFASRFFGVSAEEAEGMCAKKFWPDLYKRRSFIRAVQQEGQVTDYETSLVNNAMEKRYVLLSANLVTHQEQEAIYMVFTDITQKKKAEKALKKSRERHRNLSNLMTLMSDTVSDLIWAKDLDDRYLFANKAICDKLLMCTPDENPLGENDLFFAQRERERGHNHTFGEICIDSDKVVKKSRKPQKFLEDGLVRGKYLALKVHKAPMFDEKGKLIGTVGTGRDVTLDNIIQNDLRKSEAMYRLLADNVRDVIWTTNDQLDITYVTPSIENLMGFTPEEFVRLAKEEQLTPHFRHQYRLVTRLLLKEAKKQEPITRLWEFEWYHKNGHRIWVETSTSAVYTAEGKFDGFVCVTRETTKKVLAQNDLEKAKEEALLASNAKSEFLANMSHEIRTPMNGVLGMMQLLQKTPLSSEQKSYVDTALSSGKSLLKIISDILDFSKIEAGKIDLEDNTFSLQAVIQSIAASFENLIDHKHVSLITEIDQSLPTHVIGDETRLRQILFNLIGNAAKFTEKGTISVHVASEGCYENKIKLVFEIRDTGVGVPADKIDTLFEPFVQVDGSFRRKYTGTGLGLSIVKQLVQLMGGEVEIHSVRGQGTMIIFSVLVKSARSADCPEIPSIAAERPAVHNRRVLVVEDENINALVITTMLKKLGHFPTLVNNGHKALELLKYMQFHCILMDIQMPQLDGIETARAIRKSTSGNCRDVPIIALTAHAMKGDRERFLDAGMNDYITKPVNMTDLITVLQNNSMVAEPSN; this is translated from the coding sequence ATGAGTTCAGACGAAGACAAAAAGATAGCGGAACTTCTCGAAGACATACACTCTCTGCGCCGGAAAATAGCTAAGATACAGACACTTTTCCCGGTCATCATTACTTCTTTAAAAAGCGGCTCCATCCTCTATATAAATGATTTTGCTTCACGATTTTTTGGTGTTTCGGCCGAAGAGGCCGAAGGGATGTGCGCTAAAAAATTCTGGCCTGATCTGTATAAAAGAAGATCGTTCATCAGGGCAGTGCAGCAGGAAGGGCAAGTCACCGACTACGAGACTTCTCTGGTTAATAATGCCATGGAGAAACGGTATGTTCTTCTCTCGGCCAACCTGGTTACTCATCAGGAGCAGGAGGCCATCTACATGGTATTTACCGATATAACGCAGAAGAAGAAAGCTGAAAAGGCTCTTAAGAAAAGCCGGGAACGCCACCGGAATCTCTCCAACCTCATGACATTGATGTCGGATACAGTATCTGATCTGATTTGGGCAAAGGATCTTGACGATCGCTATCTTTTTGCCAACAAGGCTATCTGCGACAAGCTGTTGATGTGCACTCCCGACGAAAATCCTCTTGGTGAAAATGACCTTTTTTTCGCTCAGCGGGAAAGGGAGAGGGGGCACAACCATACCTTCGGTGAGATATGCATAGACTCCGATAAGGTGGTGAAAAAATCGAGGAAACCGCAGAAGTTTCTTGAAGATGGCCTTGTTCGCGGTAAATATCTGGCCCTGAAAGTCCATAAGGCCCCGATGTTTGACGAAAAAGGCAAACTTATAGGCACTGTCGGAACAGGCCGTGATGTCACTCTCGACAATATCATACAGAATGACCTGCGTAAAAGCGAGGCCATGTACAGGCTGCTGGCGGATAATGTCCGGGATGTCATCTGGACCACCAATGACCAGCTTGATATAACTTATGTCACTCCCTCCATTGAAAACCTGATGGGTTTCACCCCGGAAGAATTTGTCCGGCTGGCCAAGGAGGAACAGCTTACACCCCACTTTCGCCATCAATATCGGCTGGTAACCCGTCTCCTCCTCAAAGAGGCAAAGAAGCAGGAACCCATCACCAGGCTCTGGGAATTTGAATGGTACCATAAAAACGGTCATCGGATCTGGGTGGAAACGAGCACCTCTGCAGTTTACACCGCCGAAGGCAAATTCGACGGCTTTGTCTGCGTTACCCGCGAAACCACGAAAAAAGTCCTGGCCCAAAATGATTTGGAAAAGGCCAAGGAAGAAGCACTGCTGGCCAGCAATGCCAAATCGGAGTTTCTTGCCAACATGAGTCATGAAATCCGCACGCCGATGAACGGCGTTCTGGGAATGATGCAGCTTCTCCAGAAAACGCCGCTGAGCAGCGAGCAGAAGAGCTATGTTGATACCGCTCTCAGTTCAGGAAAAAGTTTACTTAAAATAATCAGTGATATTCTGGACTTTTCCAAAATTGAGGCAGGAAAAATCGATCTGGAAGACAACACCTTCTCCCTTCAGGCCGTCATCCAATCCATAGCCGCCAGCTTTGAAAACCTCATTGACCACAAACACGTCAGCTTGATAACGGAAATCGATCAAAGCCTGCCCACCCACGTTATCGGGGATGAGACGCGGTTGCGCCAGATTCTCTTCAACCTCATCGGCAATGCCGCCAAGTTTACCGAAAAGGGAACTATCTCCGTTCATGTGGCCTCGGAAGGCTGCTATGAAAATAAAATTAAACTTGTCTTTGAAATTCGAGATACAGGCGTGGGAGTACCGGCGGATAAAATCGATACGCTCTTTGAACCTTTCGTCCAGGTAGACGGCTCATTCAGACGAAAATATACGGGGACCGGACTGGGCCTCAGTATTGTCAAGCAGCTTGTTCAACTAATGGGTGGAGAGGTTGAAATTCACAGCGTGAGAGGGCAGGGAACCATGATCATCTTCTCTGTTCTGGTAAAATCCGCACGTTCCGCAGATTGCCCCGAGATTCCCTCGATTGCGGCCGAACGCCCGGCGGTCCATAACCGGAGGGTCCTTGTAGTTGAAGATGAGAATATAAATGCCCTGGTAATTACCACGATGCTGAAAAAGCTGGGACACTTTCCAACCCTGGTCAACAATGGTCACAAGGCCCTGGAGCTCCTGAAATATATGCAGTTCCACTGTATTCTCATGGATATCCAGATGCCGCAACTGGATGGAATTGAGACCGCCAGGGCCATTCGGAAAAGCACTTCCGGTAATTGCCGGGATGTTCCCATAATCGCTTTGACGGCCCATGCCATGAAGGGAGACCGGGAACGCTTTCTGGACGCCGGCATGAATGACTATATCACCAAACCTGTGAACATGACGGACCTTATCACCGTTCTGCAAAACAACAGTATGGTTGCCGAACCGTCGAATTAA
- a CDS encoding M20/M25/M40 family metallo-hydrolase, producing MQINTDRLAQFFTELCQLESPSKKEGAVARYLQQHCEKLGAASIIVDDSSSQTGSETGNLIVRFTGDENLNDALFFACHMDTVGPTEGLEVIRNGDIFTSGGNTVLGADDKSGIAPLLELMYLLKENDTPHCPIELVFTTCEEIGLLGAKALDTSLLKAQYGYALDSTRKGKIVTGAPAANKVKITIKGKAAHSGSAPERGVNALAIAAQAITQITLGRIDTLSTANFGLISGGTATNIVPETVVLEGEVRSHSPVMLADHTRIIKNIFQQVVKDWPHSEDDIGASLSFEMEEDFPALQLEDGEPVLRRIHSGAAIIDRPLYFDIAGGGSDANIFCGSGLRTAIVPTGMANVHTTDEQVDLNDMVALTELIYAMVTDSGS from the coding sequence ATGCAGATAAATACAGACAGATTGGCACAATTCTTCACCGAGCTCTGCCAGCTGGAGAGTCCATCGAAAAAGGAGGGCGCAGTTGCCCGATACCTTCAGCAGCATTGCGAAAAACTCGGGGCCGCCTCCATCATCGTCGATGACAGCTCATCGCAAACAGGATCCGAAACCGGAAATCTCATCGTCCGCTTTACCGGTGATGAGAATCTCAATGACGCCCTGTTCTTCGCTTGCCATATGGACACCGTCGGCCCCACCGAAGGTCTGGAGGTGATACGTAATGGTGATATTTTCACCAGCGGCGGCAACACCGTGCTGGGTGCCGATGATAAATCAGGTATTGCACCGCTTCTCGAGCTTATGTACCTGCTCAAGGAAAACGACACCCCCCACTGCCCCATTGAGCTGGTCTTTACCACCTGTGAGGAAATCGGGCTTCTCGGCGCCAAGGCTCTGGATACCAGCCTGCTCAAGGCACAATACGGCTATGCCCTGGATTCCACCAGAAAAGGCAAGATTGTTACCGGCGCACCTGCGGCCAACAAGGTCAAGATCACCATCAAGGGCAAAGCCGCTCATTCCGGATCGGCGCCGGAGCGAGGCGTCAACGCCCTGGCCATAGCCGCTCAGGCCATTACCCAGATCACCCTCGGCAGGATTGACACCCTGTCCACCGCCAACTTCGGCCTGATAAGCGGCGGCACCGCCACCAATATCGTTCCCGAGACGGTAGTGCTCGAGGGCGAGGTCCGCAGCCACTCCCCGGTGATGCTGGCAGACCACACCAGGATTATAAAAAATATTTTCCAGCAGGTCGTCAAGGACTGGCCGCACAGTGAAGACGACATTGGGGCCTCGCTCTCCTTTGAGATGGAGGAGGATTTTCCGGCTCTGCAGCTCGAGGACGGCGAGCCGGTACTGCGCCGCATACACAGTGGCGCCGCAATTATTGACCGCCCTCTTTACTTCGATATCGCCGGCGGCGGCAGCGATGCCAATATATTCTGCGGCAGTGGCCTGCGGACGGCTATCGTTCCGACCGGCATGGCAAACGTGCATACCACCGACGAACAGGTGGATCTGAATGATATGGTGGCGCTCACCGAACTCATCTACGCCATGGTGACCGATAGCGGTTCCTGA
- a CDS encoding DNA-3-methyladenine glycosylase I → MSEEKKRCSWCRPDSASYVQYHDTEWGVPVTEDDKLFQMLVLEGMQAGLSWLTILKKRQAFLEAFDNFDPSIVAAYDGGKLDELLQNTAIIRNRRKIESAVKNARVVLQLQREYGSFSQYLWRFVDFKPIRNSVAEPGEIPAKTELSTEISKDLKKRGMNFVGPTIIYALMQAVGMVNDHETSCFRYSECSRSARESGKAGKFMENNTN, encoded by the coding sequence ATGAGCGAAGAGAAAAAGCGTTGTTCCTGGTGCAGACCGGATTCGGCTTCCTATGTGCAGTATCATGACACCGAATGGGGAGTGCCGGTTACCGAAGATGACAAACTTTTTCAAATGCTGGTTCTTGAAGGAATGCAGGCAGGTCTTTCCTGGTTGACCATTTTGAAAAAGCGACAGGCCTTTCTTGAAGCCTTCGATAACTTTGATCCGTCGATAGTAGCGGCTTATGATGGCGGAAAGCTCGATGAGTTGCTGCAAAATACGGCGATTATCAGGAACAGGCGGAAAATTGAATCGGCTGTAAAAAACGCCCGGGTTGTACTCCAGCTGCAGCGCGAGTATGGCTCCTTCTCCCAATATCTGTGGCGCTTCGTTGATTTTAAACCCATCCGCAACAGCGTGGCCGAGCCGGGTGAAATTCCTGCTAAGACCGAACTGTCCACCGAAATTTCGAAGGATCTGAAAAAAAGGGGAATGAACTTCGTGGGACCGACTATAATCTATGCCTTGATGCAGGCTGTTGGTATGGTAAACGACCATGAAACCTCCTGCTTCAGGTATAGTGAGTGCAGCAGATCGGCCCGGGAATCCGGAAAGGCCGGTAAATTCATGGAAAACAACACCAATTGA
- the purF gene encoding amidophosphoribosyltransferase, which translates to MEHHFNEQDTSSYPKHECGVCGVFGHEDSAKLTYFGLYALQHRGQESAGIVTSNGHKVNSYKNMGLVPEVFSEQILSQLVGNISIGHVRYSTTGASNIINTQPLMVNHKGTTLAVAHNGNLVNSIELRSELEENGSIFQTTMDSEIVLHLMARTAHLGLEKALMKSFSSLQGAYSLLLMSENTMVAVRDPNGFRPLCLGKLNNSGWVVASETCALDLIEADYVREIEPGEVLIITREGMRSIYPWPKRDTSFCIFEHVYFARPDSEIFGTNVYEARKQMGRILAREYRIDADFVMPFPDSGNYAALGYSQESGIPLEFGVIRNHYVGRTFIQPTQSMRDFNVRVKLNPVRSFLKGKRVIIVEDSVIRGTTGKSRVRSLRDAGAKEIHMVVSCPPTRHACYYGIDFPSTDQLIASNNNRKQIAEALGLDSIYYLSKEGMVEAAGLASKDFCLACFDGNYPIPPNPNFRKNVLDR; encoded by the coding sequence ATGGAACACCATTTTAACGAGCAGGACACATCTTCCTACCCGAAGCATGAATGCGGCGTCTGCGGTGTATTCGGCCATGAAGACTCAGCCAAGCTCACCTATTTCGGCCTTTACGCCCTGCAGCACAGAGGGCAGGAAAGTGCCGGTATCGTCACCTCCAACGGGCACAAGGTCAACTCCTATAAAAACATGGGGCTGGTGCCGGAAGTGTTTTCCGAGCAGATCCTCAGTCAGCTGGTGGGCAATATATCGATCGGCCACGTGCGCTACTCCACTACCGGGGCCTCGAATATCATCAACACCCAACCTCTGATGGTCAACCACAAGGGGACCACCCTCGCCGTTGCCCACAACGGCAACCTGGTTAATTCCATCGAGCTGAGAAGTGAGCTTGAGGAAAACGGCTCCATCTTCCAGACCACCATGGACAGTGAAATCGTTCTTCATCTGATGGCGCGAACAGCCCATCTCGGCCTTGAAAAGGCTCTGATGAAATCGTTTTCCTCTCTGCAAGGCGCCTATTCTCTTTTGCTGATGAGCGAAAACACCATGGTTGCGGTACGTGATCCCAATGGTTTCCGGCCGCTCTGCCTGGGCAAGCTCAACAACAGCGGCTGGGTGGTGGCTTCGGAAACATGCGCCCTCGATCTTATCGAAGCCGACTATGTGCGTGAGATCGAGCCGGGAGAGGTGCTGATCATTACCAGGGAGGGCATGAGATCGATTTACCCCTGGCCCAAGAGGGACACCAGCTTCTGCATTTTCGAACACGTTTACTTTGCCAGACCCGATTCGGAAATCTTCGGCACCAATGTCTATGAGGCACGGAAACAAATGGGCCGTATTCTGGCCAGGGAGTATCGCATAGACGCAGATTTTGTCATGCCCTTTCCCGATTCCGGCAATTACGCCGCGCTGGGATATTCTCAGGAATCAGGCATTCCTCTGGAATTCGGGGTGATCCGCAACCACTATGTCGGCAGGACTTTCATCCAGCCCACCCAGTCGATGAGGGACTTCAATGTTCGTGTCAAACTCAATCCGGTGCGCTCCTTTCTCAAGGGCAAGCGGGTTATTATTGTAGAGGACTCGGTAATCAGAGGGACCACCGGCAAAAGCCGGGTCCGCTCACTGCGTGATGCCGGCGCCAAAGAGATCCATATGGTTGTCAGCTGCCCGCCAACCAGGCATGCCTGTTACTACGGCATAGATTTTCCCTCGACCGATCAGCTTATTGCCTCGAACAATAACAGGAAGCAGATTGCCGAAGCGCTTGGCCTTGATTCTATCTATTATCTCAGCAAAGAGGGTATGGTTGAGGCGGCGGGACTGGCAAGCAAGGATTTCTGCCTGGCCTGTTTTGACGGGAATTATCCGATACCTCCGAACCCGAATTTTCGCAAGAATGTGCTGGACCGGTGA
- a CDS encoding methylated-DNA--[protein]-cysteine S-methyltransferase: MNSMIMTESLFYDRLQTNVGDLIVAMSEEGLKFVNFADPHNPSVPAGWIHDPVKLEDATSQLREYLNGGRHTFDLPLAPAGTPFQRRVWQALTEIPYGKTISYRELAQQVESPRGFRAVGNANGRNPIVIIQPCHRVIAMDGKIGGFSSGIHRKKYLLEMEGVCTL; the protein is encoded by the coding sequence ATGAACAGTATGATTATGACGGAATCACTTTTTTATGACCGTCTGCAAACCAATGTTGGCGATCTGATTGTAGCGATGAGTGAGGAAGGGCTTAAGTTTGTCAATTTTGCAGATCCGCACAATCCATCAGTTCCGGCCGGCTGGATCCATGATCCCGTTAAACTGGAGGATGCCACCTCGCAATTACGAGAATATCTGAACGGCGGGCGGCATACCTTTGATTTACCGCTGGCCCCTGCGGGTACACCTTTCCAGCGCAGGGTTTGGCAGGCGCTCACGGAAATTCCCTATGGCAAAACAATCAGCTATCGAGAACTTGCTCAACAGGTGGAATCTCCGCGTGGCTTCAGGGCCGTCGGCAATGCCAATGGCCGCAACCCCATTGTCATTATCCAGCCATGTCACAGAGTCATTGCGATGGATGGCAAAATCGGGGGGTTTTCGTCTGGAATTCACAGGAAAAAATATCTGTTGGAAATGGAAGGGGTGTGCACCCTTTAG
- a CDS encoding universal stress protein encodes MEKKRIAVAVDGSRFSPKVMDKAIEYAKLLGADMVFVYCHKKYPRILGQPYRDQIISEINDQAKETVSPYLEQLEDSGVPFTVRLMEEPAGTMIPEVARDEKCDLIIMGSRGLSNLQGLIIGSVTHRVLHVAECDVMVVK; translated from the coding sequence ATGGAAAAAAAACGAATTGCCGTCGCAGTCGACGGCTCCAGATTCTCTCCAAAGGTTATGGATAAAGCTATTGAATATGCAAAGCTTCTCGGAGCTGATATGGTTTTTGTCTACTGCCATAAAAAATATCCGCGGATTCTGGGACAACCGTATCGGGATCAGATTATTTCAGAAATAAATGATCAAGCCAAGGAAACGGTAAGTCCATATCTGGAGCAGCTTGAAGATTCCGGTGTACCTTTCACTGTGCGGTTAATGGAGGAACCCGCCGGAACCATGATTCCCGAAGTTGCCCGGGACGAGAAATGCGACCTTATTATCATGGGTTCAAGGGGGTTGTCGAATCTGCAGGGACTGATTATCGGCAGTGTTACCCATCGAGTGCTGCATGTGGCGGAATGTGATGTCATGGTTGTCAAATAA
- a CDS encoding class II aldolase/adducin family protein, translating to MEKYKGVKFKIRRVGEEFTFDHRLEILNAWIFTLGELGLAPVHPQGAYGNHSYRVSDQSFIITRTGMIPCRELRPQNFCLVSYDEKEEMFCVKGKHEPSSECFLHHTIYHHLSGITTIMHGHSLLLNVHAGTLQIPQTDKEYPYGTQELARSAKYLVEKESSFFILKNHGFVATGSELNGTGIMVLRQYRRLLDLLLEESRP from the coding sequence ATGGAAAAATATAAAGGAGTGAAATTCAAGATTCGCCGGGTTGGTGAAGAATTCACTTTTGATCATCGTTTGGAAATTTTAAATGCCTGGATCTTCACGCTCGGTGAGCTGGGTTTGGCCCCCGTTCATCCTCAAGGCGCCTACGGCAACCATTCCTACCGGGTCTCTGATCAATCTTTTATTATCACCCGCACCGGCATGATTCCCTGCCGGGAATTACGTCCGCAGAACTTCTGTCTGGTCAGTTATGATGAAAAAGAGGAAATGTTCTGCGTCAAGGGTAAGCATGAGCCTTCCTCTGAGTGTTTTCTTCATCACACCATTTACCATCACCTCTCCGGGATAACTACGATCATGCACGGCCATTCCCTCTTGCTTAATGTTCACGCCGGGACACTTCAGATACCTCAAACAGATAAAGAATATCCCTATGGAACACAAGAACTCGCCCGCTCGGCCAAATATCTGGTGGAGAAGGAATCCTCTTTTTTTATCTTAAAAAATCATGGCTTTGTGGCCACGGGGAGTGAACTGAACGGTACCGGAATTATGGTGCTGCGGCAGTACAGACGTCTTCTCGATCTGCTTCTGGAAGAGTCGAGGCCTTAG
- a CDS encoding GGDEF domain-containing response regulator, with product MITDNESTVILIVDDDDLVLKTLNVLISALGYQCLLAGDGLEAVEVLKEKRCDLILTDVLMPNMDGLELLAYVSENFPKIDVIVATGFSERASYADVIKAGAIDFIKKPIDQAELEAKLARAMRERKMVSELEQLSLSDSLTSIYNRRAFDKYFVHEVERAFRQDYQLFLAILDIDNFKEYNDKLGHPEGDKVLVSLGEILVECTRQNVDMAFRLGGDEFAVLLPQTSANQATEIVQRILLRFIEANYGKTTLSIGIVSCDRNPELELEVDIVRMKARADKTMYEAKSNGKSCVICRL from the coding sequence ATGATAACTGACAATGAGTCTACAGTAATACTGATTGTAGATGATGATGATCTTGTTTTAAAGACATTGAATGTGCTGATTTCAGCTTTGGGTTACCAGTGTCTTCTCGCCGGCGATGGTCTTGAAGCTGTCGAGGTCCTCAAAGAAAAAAGGTGCGACCTTATTCTTACGGATGTTTTGATGCCGAACATGGACGGTCTGGAGTTGCTGGCTTATGTTAGTGAAAATTTTCCTAAAATTGATGTTATTGTCGCCACAGGATTCAGCGAACGGGCAAGCTATGCCGATGTGATCAAGGCCGGAGCGATCGATTTTATCAAGAAGCCGATCGATCAGGCCGAGCTTGAAGCTAAGCTTGCCAGAGCCATGCGTGAGCGGAAGATGGTGAGTGAGTTGGAACAGCTTTCCCTTAGTGACAGCCTCACATCGATTTACAATCGCAGGGCCTTCGATAAATATTTTGTTCATGAGGTCGAAAGGGCTTTTCGTCAGGATTATCAGCTTTTCCTCGCCATTCTCGATATTGACAATTTCAAGGAATATAACGATAAATTAGGCCATCCGGAAGGGGACAAGGTTCTGGTGTCCCTGGGTGAGATTCTGGTGGAGTGTACCCGTCAGAATGTCGATATGGCTTTCAGGCTGGGGGGCGATGAATTTGCCGTCTTGCTGCCGCAGACCAGTGCCAACCAGGCAACGGAGATTGTCCAGCGTATTCTGCTCAGGTTTATCGAGGCCAACTACGGCAAAACCACATTGTCGATCGGTATCGTCTCTTGTGACCGCAATCCGGAGCTGGAGCTGGAAGTGGATATTGTCAGAATGAAGGCGCGCGCCGATAAAACCATGTATGAAGCCAAAAGCAACGGCAAGAGTTGTGTGATCTGCCGGTTGTAG
- the ispD gene encoding 2-C-methyl-D-erythritol 4-phosphate cytidylyltransferase: MKIKAAAIIPAAGSGSRMNSHLPKQYLELSGRPVLVHTVSAFHHSSLIDLIVVVVPADRVESTTELLHQWNLTGKAIVIKGGVRRQDSVKAGLDYLDHDLDIVLVHDGARPLVSEELIRRCRDAAAEHGAAIAAIPVKDTLKRGDRSDSISATIDRSALWQAQTPQAARFPLLRRAFAEAGDFEATDEASLLERAAIPVKLVAGSETNIKITRPEDLFMAERILMQPSTNQFRIGHGFDAHSFAPGRELVLGGVRITYERGLAGHSDADVVTHALCDAILGALGRGDIGAHFPDSAAEFKDIYSIRLLEQVAEIMRQDGYTIGNADITIICQEPRLASSIAGMKKILAQGCESTPEQINIKATTTEKMGYTGRKEGISSHAVVFLTSTAQDMRCR; this comes from the coding sequence ATGAAAATTAAAGCCGCCGCCATCATTCCAGCCGCCGGCAGCGGCAGCAGAATGAACTCTCATCTGCCGAAACAGTATCTCGAGCTCTCCGGCAGGCCTGTCCTGGTGCATACCGTCTCCGCCTTCCATCACAGCAGTTTGATTGATCTGATCGTTGTGGTCGTCCCGGCGGACCGGGTGGAGTCCACCACAGAGCTGCTGCACCAATGGAATCTGACGGGCAAGGCAATCGTAATCAAGGGCGGTGTCCGACGGCAGGATTCGGTAAAGGCCGGACTCGACTACCTCGATCATGACCTTGATATCGTTCTGGTCCATGACGGCGCCAGGCCCCTGGTCTCCGAGGAGTTGATCCGCCGCTGCCGAGACGCTGCGGCAGAGCATGGCGCGGCCATTGCTGCAATCCCGGTAAAGGATACGCTGAAGAGAGGTGATCGCAGCGATTCCATCAGCGCCACCATCGACAGGTCGGCGCTATGGCAGGCCCAGACCCCGCAGGCGGCAAGATTTCCGCTTTTACGCCGGGCATTTGCCGAGGCGGGAGACTTTGAAGCGACGGATGAAGCGTCCCTGCTGGAGCGTGCCGCGATTCCCGTCAAGCTCGTGGCCGGATCGGAGACCAACATCAAAATCACCCGGCCCGAAGATCTCTTTATGGCCGAAAGAATTCTTATGCAGCCATCGACCAATCAGTTCAGAATAGGACATGGATTCGACGCCCACAGTTTTGCTCCAGGCAGGGAGCTGGTGCTTGGCGGAGTCAGGATTACATATGAGCGGGGGCTTGCCGGGCATTCCGATGCCGATGTGGTTACCCACGCTCTGTGCGATGCCATCCTTGGGGCCCTGGGCAGGGGCGATATCGGAGCCCATTTTCCCGACTCTGCGGCGGAATTCAAGGATATCTACTCGATACGGCTGCTGGAACAGGTCGCTGAAATCATGCGGCAGGACGGCTACACCATTGGCAATGCGGATATCACCATAATCTGCCAGGAACCACGGCTGGCTTCCTCTATTGCCGGGATGAAAAAGATTCTGGCTCAAGGCTGCGAGAGTACTCCCGAGCAGATTAATATCAAAGCGACAACCACGGAAAAGATGGGCTATACCGGCAGAAAGGAAGGCATCAGCAGTCATGCGGTAGTCTTTCTCACCTCAACGGCACAGGATATGAGATGCAGATAA